Proteins encoded together in one Pseudomonas sp. ADAK13 window:
- a CDS encoding LLM class flavin-dependent oxidoreductase, whose protein sequence is MSSRFSLGFLSRVYSPGFDPKVYRDTLELFKVAEELGFDSGWVAQHHFASENGRLPSPLVLLAAIAQRTRRISLGTGIIVLPQESPLRLAEDASVLDLLSNGRLELGLGAGFDPETFTAFGREPQARHRDYEQHLQQLLHALGNAPLTDSGSRLLPRTAGLGHRLWEATSRVELVAERGHGLIMAPNPHLPPEASVELVNRYRNAWTGDNGTAPRVARVQALIPNPDAATRQDIQAYVQRQQSIGVYKAPVDDDFDTTLKRLGILHGPVEQIIEQLQQGPTLTANDHLVLQVQTASTPLRDAIRALEIIREQIAPALGWQPTLPQGTLS, encoded by the coding sequence ATGAGTTCCCGTTTTTCCCTGGGGTTTCTCAGCCGGGTCTACAGCCCGGGCTTCGATCCCAAGGTCTACCGCGACACGCTGGAGCTGTTCAAGGTCGCTGAAGAACTGGGCTTCGACAGTGGCTGGGTGGCGCAGCACCACTTCGCCAGCGAGAACGGTCGCCTGCCCTCGCCCCTGGTTCTGCTTGCCGCCATCGCCCAACGCACCCGACGGATCAGCCTGGGCACCGGGATTATCGTGCTGCCCCAGGAATCGCCGCTGCGCCTGGCGGAAGACGCCTCGGTGCTGGACTTGTTGAGCAATGGCCGGCTGGAACTGGGCCTGGGCGCGGGCTTCGATCCCGAGACCTTTACGGCGTTCGGCCGCGAGCCGCAAGCGCGCCATCGCGACTATGAGCAGCACCTGCAACAGTTGCTCCACGCCCTGGGCAACGCGCCACTGACCGACAGCGGCTCGCGCTTGCTGCCACGGACTGCCGGCCTCGGGCACCGCCTCTGGGAAGCCACGTCACGGGTGGAACTGGTGGCCGAGCGTGGCCACGGCCTGATCATGGCACCCAACCCGCACCTGCCGCCCGAAGCCTCGGTGGAGCTGGTCAACCGCTATCGCAACGCCTGGACCGGCGACAACGGCACTGCGCCCCGCGTCGCCCGGGTCCAGGCGCTGATCCCGAACCCGGACGCCGCCACACGCCAGGACATCCAGGCCTACGTACAGCGCCAGCAAAGCATCGGCGTGTACAAGGCGCCGGTCGACGATGACTTCGACACCACCCTCAAGCGCCTCGGGATCCTGCACGGCCCCGTCGAACAGATTATCGAGCAGTTGCAGCAAGGCCCGACCCTGACCGCCAACGACCATCTGGTGCTGCAAGTACAGACCGCCAGCACCCCGCTGCGTGATGCGATTCGTGCGCTGGAAATCATCCGCGAACAGATCGCCCCGGCCCTGGGCTGGCAGCCCACCCTGCCTCAAGGAACCCTGTCATGA
- a CDS encoding 5'/3'-nucleotidase SurE, producing MKHSAWMLALGSLVASKAFALNILLSNDDGYQHPNIRALYTELKAQGHTVRIAAPQADQSARGGAFFFGREVSVGHDDDPAYPDSYYISTTENGVCQSPECAGKNVQIEISGTPVMALLMGLKKVMPHPDLVIVGPNPGNNLGAINSASGTFNVASVAVQAGIPALAVSTDLKEADPQRAALLVAKLVHALDQHRQPDGALLPKGLGLNINLPKDPQIKGVKLTRIGSYVGFEAVYTDDLKQFKLPGKPGIGFQYSPAATAEQQKQDEAVWLNKGYLTISPFSGLPESINAGPALQKQLAREVQP from the coding sequence ATGAAGCACAGCGCATGGATGCTGGCGCTCGGCAGCCTGGTCGCCTCGAAGGCTTTCGCCCTGAACATCTTGCTGAGCAACGACGACGGCTATCAGCACCCCAACATTCGCGCCCTGTACACCGAGCTCAAGGCCCAGGGGCATACGGTGCGGATTGCCGCGCCGCAAGCCGACCAGAGCGCCCGGGGTGGCGCGTTTTTCTTTGGCCGCGAAGTCAGTGTTGGCCATGACGACGACCCGGCCTACCCCGACAGTTACTACATCAGCACCACCGAAAACGGCGTGTGCCAAAGCCCCGAGTGCGCGGGTAAAAACGTGCAGATCGAGATCAGCGGCACGCCGGTGATGGCCTTGCTGATGGGCCTGAAAAAAGTCATGCCCCATCCCGACCTGGTGATCGTCGGCCCCAACCCCGGGAATAACCTGGGGGCGATCAACAGCGCCTCCGGCACGTTCAACGTCGCGAGTGTCGCGGTGCAGGCCGGCATTCCGGCGCTGGCGGTCAGCACCGATTTGAAAGAGGCCGACCCACAGCGCGCGGCGCTGCTGGTGGCGAAGCTGGTCCACGCCCTGGACCAGCATCGCCAACCCGACGGCGCGCTCTTGCCCAAGGGCCTGGGCCTGAACATCAACCTGCCAAAAGACCCGCAGATCAAGGGCGTGAAACTCACCCGCATCGGCAGCTACGTGGGCTTTGAAGCGGTGTACACCGACGACCTCAAGCAATTCAAGCTGCCGGGCAAACCTGGCATTGGCTTCCAGTACAGCCCCGCCGCCACCGCCGAGCAACAGAAGCAGGATGAAGCGGTATGGCTGAACAAGGGTTACCTGACCATCAGCCCGTTCAGCGGCCTGCCGGAGTCGATCAATGCCGGCCCCGCGCTGCAAAAACAACTGGCCCGCGAGGTGCAGCCATGA
- a CDS encoding LLM class flavin-dependent oxidoreductase, producing MTRRTDQLKLGAFLANSGHHVSAWRHPLAQADASLDFELFKHIAQTAERGKFDALFVADVVALWGHHHDALSRTARAEHFEPLTLMAALAAVTTHIGLIATATTSYNEPYHIARKFASLDHLSKGRAAWNLVTSVVSDEAWNFGRETHIDHGDRYQRAEEFHDVVKGLWDSWDDDAFTRDKASGEYFDPAKLHTLNHRGEHFSVRGPLNVARPPQGHPVLVQAGASEPGKALAARVAELIFAVNHDLAGAQAFYQDIKQRAAAFGRDPDHVKILPGVTPFIGETREQAQALFEEFQALVDPVLGLRFLADTLGDDIDLAGYDLDGPLPETPVGQRGSRRDKLLELARSQNLSIRQLYLHLTAGNPVIGTAEDIADFFEQWFEARACDGFNVFFPYFPGGIDLFVEKVIPLLQQRGLFRTEYEGTTLRENLGLPRPANRFTQGVKP from the coding sequence ATGACCCGACGTACCGATCAACTCAAGCTGGGGGCCTTCCTGGCCAACAGCGGCCACCACGTATCGGCCTGGCGCCACCCGCTGGCACAAGCGGATGCCAGCCTGGATTTCGAGCTGTTCAAGCACATCGCGCAAACCGCCGAACGCGGCAAATTCGACGCCTTGTTCGTCGCAGACGTGGTCGCACTGTGGGGCCATCATCACGATGCACTCAGCCGAACGGCACGGGCCGAACACTTCGAACCCCTCACACTGATGGCCGCTCTCGCCGCCGTCACCACCCACATCGGCCTGATCGCCACCGCCACCACCAGCTACAACGAGCCGTACCATATCGCCCGCAAGTTCGCCTCCCTGGATCACTTGTCCAAGGGCCGCGCCGCCTGGAACCTGGTGACCTCAGTGGTCTCGGATGAAGCCTGGAACTTCGGCCGCGAAACCCATATCGACCACGGCGACCGCTACCAGCGCGCCGAAGAATTCCACGATGTGGTCAAGGGCCTGTGGGACAGCTGGGACGACGACGCCTTCACCCGCGACAAGGCCAGCGGCGAGTACTTCGACCCGGCCAAGCTGCACACCCTGAACCATCGCGGCGAACACTTTTCCGTGCGCGGCCCGCTCAACGTCGCCCGCCCGCCACAGGGCCATCCGGTGCTGGTACAAGCAGGTGCGTCGGAGCCGGGCAAGGCCCTCGCCGCCCGCGTCGCCGAGCTGATTTTTGCGGTCAACCATGACCTGGCGGGCGCCCAGGCGTTCTATCAGGACATCAAGCAACGCGCCGCCGCCTTTGGCCGTGACCCCGACCACGTCAAGATCCTGCCCGGTGTCACCCCGTTTATCGGCGAAACCCGCGAACAGGCCCAGGCGCTGTTCGAAGAATTCCAGGCCCTGGTGGACCCGGTGCTGGGCCTGCGTTTCCTGGCCGATACCCTGGGCGATGACATCGACCTGGCGGGCTACGACCTCGACGGCCCGCTGCCGGAAACCCCGGTCGGCCAGCGCGGCAGCCGTCGCGACAAACTGCTGGAACTGGCCCGCAGCCAGAACCTGAGCATCCGCCAGCTGTACCTGCACCTGACCGCCGGCAACCCGGTGATTGGCACCGCCGAAGACATCGCCGACTTCTTCGAGCAGTGGTTCGAAGCCCGTGCCTGTGACGGCTTTAACGTGTTCTTCCCGTACTTCCCGGGCGGCATCGACCTGTTCGTCGAGAAGGTGATTCCGCTGCTGCAACAACGCGGGCTGTTCCGCACCGAATACGAAGGCACCACCCTGCGGGAAAACCTCGGCCTGCCGCGCCCGGCCAACCGCTTTACCCAAGGAGTCAAACCATGA
- a CDS encoding TonB-dependent receptor plug domain-containing protein: MNPSRVAGRRQPGKAFAHTLLFLAVCEAASYSSLTLAADAPASDNPLDTVVVIGNRGQARTLAESPAPVDVISSKQLLATGQGDLTRALSKVLPSLNQPASSGFGSTSIVRPISLRGLNGDQVLVLVNGKRRHNSALLNNATSLNSGSQPVDLDMIPTALVDHIEVLRDGASAQYGSDAIGGVINIVLKQTDHGGSLSTTYGQNYENGDGETVRQTGNVGLALPNDGFINLALDVKKQNVSDRSDAAPYTDSAGNTSQRHTYYGTGLPEAKNFSLGYNAELPVADALTLYSFSTYTHRNSEKPLAFHQPGSFNGIQTPYPEGIEDNLRFIEDDFQVAFGGKGQAAGWDYDLSSTYGQDHARATLTDTYNLSYGPTSPTSVDTGVKTFSQWTNNLDLTRAFDLGLYKPTQISWGLEQRYEDYKIGKGDLASYASGPFDTGANGAIIPPGTISGAGTTPADAAEKSRISLAGYGEVGQDFTDKWHVDLAGRYEHYNDGSGTTTNGKISTRYQLTPILAVRGTFSTGFRAPSLAQQIYSSTSQTSVNGQLFDYRNVAVNSDVAKALGATTLKPEKSTNYSVGLTLQPTDNTNITLDAYQIVIKDRIAQTGYLGGTPQISAILAAAGLNPNQAVTYFTNALDTTTRGVDLVGDYRQDIGAYGSLKYSAGFNWNTTQIDSIHASAVAAQALGPDGGYDRQRQGNLKYGLPQSKLLLGTTWTYDKVETSLNLTRYGSYTEYGTAEIYDRNFAPTWITDLNIDYHLTKAVTLNAGANNLFNKYPKRTDLVSSSGGFPYGTFSPYGTTGGYWYTGVTYAF, encoded by the coding sequence ATGAATCCATCACGCGTCGCAGGCCGCCGCCAACCCGGCAAGGCCTTCGCCCATACCCTGTTGTTCCTCGCCGTGTGCGAGGCCGCCAGTTACAGCAGCCTGACCCTCGCCGCCGATGCCCCGGCCAGCGACAACCCGCTGGACACCGTCGTGGTGATCGGCAACCGTGGCCAGGCGCGCACCCTGGCCGAGAGCCCGGCGCCGGTGGATGTGATTTCCTCCAAGCAGTTGCTCGCCACCGGCCAGGGCGATCTGACCCGCGCCCTGAGCAAGGTGCTGCCGTCGCTCAACCAGCCGGCCTCGTCGGGCTTCGGTTCGACCTCGATCGTGCGCCCCATCAGCCTGCGCGGCCTGAATGGTGACCAGGTGCTGGTGTTGGTCAACGGCAAGCGCCGCCACAACAGCGCGCTGTTGAACAACGCCACCTCCCTCAACTCCGGCTCACAACCGGTGGACCTGGACATGATCCCCACCGCCCTGGTGGATCACATCGAAGTCCTGCGTGACGGGGCCTCGGCGCAATATGGCTCGGACGCCATCGGCGGCGTAATCAACATCGTGCTCAAGCAGACCGACCACGGCGGCAGCTTGTCCACCACTTACGGCCAGAACTATGAAAACGGCGACGGCGAAACCGTGCGCCAGACCGGCAACGTCGGCCTGGCCCTGCCCAACGACGGTTTCATCAACCTTGCCCTGGACGTGAAAAAACAGAACGTTTCGGACCGTTCCGACGCTGCGCCCTACACCGACAGTGCCGGCAACACCAGCCAACGCCACACCTACTACGGCACCGGCCTGCCCGAGGCGAAGAACTTCAGCCTGGGCTACAACGCCGAACTGCCGGTCGCTGACGCGCTGACCCTGTACTCGTTCTCGACCTACACCCACCGCAACTCGGAAAAGCCCCTGGCCTTCCACCAGCCGGGCAGTTTCAACGGCATCCAGACGCCGTACCCGGAAGGTATCGAAGACAACCTGCGCTTCATCGAAGACGACTTCCAGGTGGCATTCGGCGGCAAGGGCCAGGCGGCCGGCTGGGACTATGACCTGTCGAGCACCTACGGCCAGGACCATGCCCGGGCCACCCTCACCGACACCTATAACCTGAGCTACGGCCCGACCTCGCCGACCTCGGTAGACACCGGCGTGAAAACCTTCAGCCAGTGGACCAACAACCTCGACCTGACCCGCGCTTTCGACCTCGGCCTGTACAAGCCAACGCAGATTTCCTGGGGCCTGGAACAGCGCTACGAAGATTACAAGATCGGCAAGGGTGACCTCGCCTCCTACGCCAGCGGGCCGTTCGACACCGGCGCCAACGGCGCGATTATTCCACCCGGGACCATTTCCGGTGCGGGCACCACCCCGGCCGACGCTGCCGAAAAAAGCCGCATCAGCCTCGCGGGCTACGGCGAAGTCGGCCAGGACTTCACGGACAAATGGCACGTGGACCTGGCCGGACGCTACGAGCACTACAACGATGGCTCGGGCACCACCACCAACGGCAAGATCTCCACCCGCTACCAGCTGACGCCGATCCTGGCCGTGCGCGGTACCTTCAGTACCGGGTTCCGTGCGCCGTCCCTGGCCCAGCAGATCTACAGCTCCACCTCGCAAACCAGCGTCAACGGCCAGCTGTTCGACTACCGCAACGTGGCGGTGAATTCCGACGTGGCCAAGGCGTTGGGTGCGACCACCCTCAAGCCGGAAAAGTCGACCAACTACAGCGTCGGGCTGACCCTGCAACCCACCGACAACACCAACATCACCCTGGATGCCTACCAGATCGTGATCAAGGACCGCATCGCCCAGACCGGCTACCTCGGCGGCACCCCACAGATCAGCGCGATCCTCGCGGCCGCCGGCCTCAACCCGAACCAGGCAGTCACCTACTTCACCAACGCCCTCGACACCACCACCCGTGGCGTCGACCTGGTGGGCGACTACCGCCAGGACATCGGTGCCTATGGCAGCCTGAAATACAGCGCCGGGTTCAACTGGAACACCACCCAGATCGACTCGATCCACGCCTCGGCCGTGGCCGCCCAGGCCCTCGGCCCGGACGGTGGCTACGACCGTCAGCGCCAGGGCAACCTCAAGTACGGCCTGCCGCAATCCAAACTGCTGCTGGGCACCACCTGGACCTACGACAAAGTTGAAACCAGCCTCAACCTGACCCGCTACGGCTCGTACACCGAGTACGGCACCGCCGAGATTTACGACCGTAACTTCGCACCGACCTGGATCACCGACCTGAACATCGACTACCACCTGACCAAGGCCGTGACCCTGAATGCCGGCGCCAACAACCTGTTCAACAAGTACCCGAAACGCACCGACCTGGTGAGCAGCTCCGGCGGCTTCCCGTACGGCACTTTTTCGCCTTACGGCACCACCGGTGGCTACTGGTACACCGGCGTGACGTACGCCTTCTGA
- a CDS encoding P1 family peptidase, which translates to MPRPGPRNALTDIPGLEVGHATDLHADTGVTVIRPDGFWTASIDIRGGGPGGRETAALEPENMVGQLHALVFAGGSVFGLGAADAVAAKLSQDQVGLHLKPGAPAIPIVPAAVLHDLANGGDKDWGLEPPYRRLGFEALANAGPDFELGSVGAGRGAMAGVLKGGLGTASLDLGDGLVVAALVVANPIGSVYMPDGETFWAWPWEVAGEFGGARPVTPMDCSDPMPELSRLDSMGRLQAGANTTLVVVASTARLTVAECKRVAIMAQDGIARAVRPAHLPFDGDTVFALASGAVELTDGPRRQVEIGRIGSAAADCVARSIARGVFAARA; encoded by the coding sequence ATGCCTAGACCCGGCCCGCGCAACGCCCTCACTGATATTCCCGGCCTGGAGGTTGGCCACGCCACAGACCTGCACGCCGACACCGGCGTCACGGTGATCCGCCCGGATGGTTTCTGGACTGCCAGTATCGACATTCGCGGTGGCGGCCCTGGCGGTCGCGAAACAGCGGCGCTGGAGCCCGAGAACATGGTCGGCCAGCTTCACGCCCTGGTGTTTGCCGGTGGCTCGGTGTTTGGCCTGGGGGCCGCCGACGCGGTGGCGGCGAAATTGTCCCAGGACCAGGTGGGGTTGCATTTGAAGCCGGGTGCACCGGCGATTCCTATCGTGCCGGCGGCGGTGTTGCATGACCTGGCCAACGGTGGCGACAAGGATTGGGGCCTGGAGCCGCCGTATCGGCGGTTGGGGTTTGAGGCGCTGGCCAATGCCGGGCCGGACTTTGAACTGGGCTCGGTCGGGGCCGGGCGTGGGGCCATGGCCGGGGTGTTGAAAGGTGGGCTGGGTACGGCGTCCCTGGATTTAGGGGATGGCCTGGTGGTTGCCGCCTTGGTGGTGGCGAACCCGATTGGGTCGGTGTACATGCCCGATGGCGAGACGTTCTGGGCCTGGCCGTGGGAGGTGGCGGGGGAGTTTGGCGGGGCGCGGCCGGTGACACCGATGGACTGCAGTGACCCGATGCCGGAGTTGTCGCGGCTGGATTCCATGGGGCGTTTGCAAGCGGGGGCCAACACCACGTTGGTGGTGGTGGCAAGTACGGCGCGGTTGACGGTGGCGGAGTGTAAGCGGGTGGCGATCATGGCTCAGGACGGGATTGCCCGGGCGGTGCGGCCGGCGCATTTGCCGTTTGATGGGGATACGGTGTTTGCGTTGGCCTCCGGGGCGGTGGAGTTGACGGATGGGCCGCGGCGGCAGGTGGAGATTGGGCGGATTGGGTCGGCGGCGGCTGACTGCGTGGCTCGGTCGATTGCCCGGGGGGTGTTTGCTGCGCGGGCTTAG